A stretch of Kyrpidia spormannii DNA encodes these proteins:
- a CDS encoding DMT family transporter: MTRKLAWPVIGYIAALVLIWGVCWPVYKFGLTYTPPLLYAGIRTLLGGVLMAALALPRWKALQWRRNWQIYVISSLLNVFLFFGVQTVGLVYLPSGMFSVLVYSEPVIVGLLAWKWLGETLTPAKMVGLFLGLLGVAACSFDRLPGSASGLGILLGLAAAISWAVGTVYLKRVQAQVDMMWLVAIQCLLGGAGMMGAGSLFESWSAIQWTWPFLATVAFAMFFGVSSSWLIWFRLVQMGEVSRVAALTFLVPVISVVLSALFLHETISGWLFAGLLLIAASIYLVNHTPHPHRAGEAPRPLG, from the coding sequence GTGACTCGAAAGCTCGCCTGGCCGGTGATCGGCTACATCGCGGCCCTGGTGTTGATATGGGGAGTGTGTTGGCCGGTCTATAAGTTCGGTTTAACCTATACGCCTCCGCTCCTTTACGCAGGAATTCGCACTCTTCTCGGCGGCGTACTGATGGCGGCTCTGGCCCTACCCCGATGGAAAGCGTTGCAATGGCGGAGGAACTGGCAGATTTACGTGATTTCTTCCTTATTAAATGTTTTCTTGTTCTTCGGAGTTCAGACTGTGGGGTTGGTGTACCTGCCCTCAGGCATGTTTTCGGTCCTTGTCTATTCCGAGCCGGTGATCGTGGGACTGTTGGCGTGGAAATGGCTGGGAGAAACCCTCACACCCGCCAAAATGGTGGGCCTTTTTCTCGGCTTGCTCGGGGTCGCGGCCTGCAGCTTTGACCGCCTGCCCGGGTCCGCCTCGGGTCTGGGGATCCTGCTTGGACTGGCGGCAGCCATTTCTTGGGCGGTGGGCACCGTGTACCTCAAACGCGTGCAGGCCCAAGTGGATATGATGTGGCTGGTGGCTATCCAATGTTTACTCGGCGGCGCGGGGATGATGGGGGCCGGGAGCCTGTTTGAAAGCTGGTCCGCGATTCAGTGGACCTGGCCGTTTTTGGCAACGGTGGCTTTCGCCATGTTTTTCGGCGTCTCTTCGTCTTGGCTGATCTGGTTCCGCCTGGTCCAGATGGGCGAGGTCAGTCGGGTGGCCGCGCTGACCTTTCTGGTACCTGTGATCTCCGTGGTGCTGAGCGCCCTCTTCCTACATGAGACGATCAGCGGATGGCTTTTTGCAGGATTGTTGCTGATCGCCGCGAGTATCTACCTTGTTAACCACACCCCGCACCCCCATCGGGCCGGAGAAGCCCCTCGTCCCCTGGGGTAA
- a CDS encoding LysR family transcriptional regulator, translating to MEWAQLEYFRMAARLQHFTRAAERLAVSQSALSRSIARLEQELGAPLFEREGRSIRLTPYGQRFLRRVERVMREMDEARREIQELADPERGEVRLGFLHTLGVHLVPDLIRDFRSRFPKVSFVLVQNAAGPVFRQLESGEIDLCFLSPPVRREGVGWVDLKTEELFLIVPSQHPLAGRDRIELGNVAEEPFIALKRGYGMRTITEELCAQAGFSPRIAFEGEEVATVAGLVAGGLGVAMVPDFPGLELLGIKKLPVHAPLCRRVIGMAWIEHRALSPAAQRFRRFVVGREETGSSR from the coding sequence GTGGAATGGGCACAGTTGGAGTATTTTCGCATGGCGGCGCGGTTGCAGCATTTTACCCGGGCGGCGGAGCGCCTCGCCGTCTCCCAATCCGCCCTCAGCCGTTCCATCGCCCGGCTGGAACAGGAGCTCGGGGCGCCATTGTTCGAGCGGGAAGGGCGCAGCATTCGCCTGACTCCCTATGGGCAGCGATTTCTCCGCCGGGTGGAGAGGGTGATGCGGGAAATGGACGAGGCCCGGCGGGAGATTCAGGAGCTGGCAGATCCCGAGCGAGGCGAGGTGCGCCTGGGCTTTTTGCATACCCTTGGCGTGCACCTCGTTCCCGATCTGATTCGGGATTTTCGCAGCCGTTTCCCGAAGGTTTCCTTTGTTCTGGTGCAGAATGCGGCCGGACCGGTTTTTCGTCAACTGGAGTCCGGGGAGATTGATCTGTGTTTCCTGTCTCCGCCGGTGCGCCGGGAGGGGGTGGGTTGGGTGGATCTGAAGACCGAAGAGCTCTTTTTGATCGTCCCCTCGCAGCACCCCCTGGCGGGACGGGATAGAATCGAGCTCGGGAATGTGGCGGAGGAGCCGTTCATCGCTCTCAAGCGGGGCTACGGGATGCGGACCATCACCGAGGAGCTTTGTGCCCAGGCGGGATTCTCGCCCCGGATTGCTTTTGAAGGGGAAGAAGTGGCCACCGTGGCCGGACTGGTGGCCGGCGGCCTCGGTGTGGCGATGGTTCCTGATTTTCCCGGTTTGGAGTTGTTGGGGATCAAAAAATTGCCGGTCCATGCGCCATTGTGCCGCCGGGTGATCGGCATGGCCTGGATCGAGCACCGCGCTCTGTCCCCGGCGGCGCAGCGGTTCCGGCGCTTTGTGGTCGGGCGGGAGGAGACCGGGAGCTCGCGCTAG
- a CDS encoding MFS transporter, whose translation MPYLERGQKGFGRALAALFAGGFVTFAILYSTQPLLPVLSADFHVSPAVASLSVSLTTAILAIFMLLTSAWSEDRGRKSIMVASVLASSVLAILTALVPSFLSLLVLRAVVGATLAGLPAIAMAYVNEEFHPATLGIVMGMYVSGTSVGGMSGRILVGAMSDLWSWRGALAGLGVISLAASILFWRGLPASRHFTPKPGALRRLAPSLAAKLRDPGLLTLYGLGFVLMGGFVTLYNYLGYELMGPPYHLSQTWVGLIFLVYLSGTFSSTWMGRLADRHGRVKILWVGLGLSIAGALLTLAQPLGVKIAATALFTSGFFGSHAIASAWVGKRAKTEKAEASSLYLLFYYAGSSLAGVTGGFLWTRFGWPGVIGLIVGLLGVGLLLAGGLQHLERLTIAAAQGPQGSAGGQPVGAHRGR comes from the coding sequence ATGCCGTATTTGGAACGGGGACAAAAAGGATTCGGGCGGGCTTTGGCCGCCCTGTTCGCCGGAGGCTTCGTCACCTTCGCCATTCTGTACTCCACCCAGCCTCTGCTCCCCGTACTGTCCGCCGATTTTCACGTCAGTCCGGCGGTCGCCAGTCTGTCGGTTTCGCTGACCACCGCGATCCTAGCGATTTTCATGCTTCTGACCTCGGCGTGGTCAGAAGATCGGGGGCGCAAATCAATCATGGTCGCCTCGGTGCTGGCCTCTTCGGTTCTCGCGATCCTCACGGCCCTCGTCCCGAGTTTCCTCTCGCTTCTGGTGCTCCGGGCGGTGGTGGGTGCAACCTTGGCGGGGCTTCCGGCCATCGCCATGGCCTACGTGAACGAAGAGTTCCACCCGGCCACCCTAGGCATCGTGATGGGGATGTACGTAAGCGGGACCAGTGTGGGCGGAATGAGCGGGCGAATCCTCGTGGGCGCCATGTCGGACCTGTGGTCTTGGCGCGGAGCCCTGGCGGGACTGGGAGTCATCAGCTTGGCGGCGTCGATCCTTTTCTGGAGGGGGCTGCCGGCATCCCGGCATTTTACGCCAAAACCCGGAGCCCTTCGGCGGCTGGCGCCGTCTTTGGCGGCCAAATTGCGCGATCCGGGGCTTTTGACCTTATATGGACTGGGCTTTGTGCTCATGGGGGGCTTCGTGACGCTGTATAACTACCTGGGCTATGAGCTAATGGGACCGCCGTACCACCTGAGCCAGACCTGGGTGGGGCTGATTTTCCTCGTGTATCTCTCCGGAACTTTCAGTTCCACCTGGATGGGACGATTGGCGGATAGGCACGGACGGGTCAAAATCCTCTGGGTGGGGCTCGGACTCAGCATCGCCGGGGCCCTGTTGACCCTCGCTCAGCCTTTGGGAGTGAAAATTGCCGCCACCGCCCTGTTCACATCGGGATTTTTCGGGAGCCACGCCATTGCCAGTGCCTGGGTGGGCAAGCGGGCAAAAACGGAAAAAGCCGAGGCCTCGTCCTTGTATCTGCTATTTTATTATGCCGGTTCGAGCCTGGCCGGCGTGACCGGCGGGTTTCTCTGGACTCGCTTCGGATGGCCTGGGGTGATCGGGCTGATCGTGGGGCTGCTCGGGGTGGGGCTGTTGTTGGCCGGAGGACTGCAGCATTTGGAAAGACTGACCATCGCTGCAGCACAGGGGCCTCAAGGGTCGGCGGGAGGGCAGCCGGTGGGCGCGCACCGCGGACGATAG
- a CDS encoding DUF2935 domain-containing protein: MLFIYGDKMPLRILDEADFWKQQEAEHTVVIRQLVNNLEPRFVRALQIWGQMLERTRGAVRRMIELYVWTDPRAAAAFHGDLLHLVDHCLRESRAFIHLLDQLGVESPAMYSNPTVMVVLNHIRRESEYFIGVAQAILASRPHRAGHLRETFVAG, encoded by the coding sequence ATGCTGTTTATCTACGGTGACAAAATGCCGCTGCGCATTCTCGATGAGGCGGATTTCTGGAAGCAGCAGGAGGCGGAGCACACGGTGGTGATCCGCCAGTTGGTGAACAACCTGGAGCCGCGTTTCGTGCGGGCGCTACAGATTTGGGGGCAGATGTTGGAACGCACCCGGGGGGCGGTGCGCCGGATGATCGAACTTTACGTGTGGACAGATCCACGGGCGGCCGCCGCGTTTCACGGGGATCTCCTCCACCTCGTCGATCACTGCCTCCGAGAAAGTCGGGCCTTCATTCACCTCTTAGACCAACTGGGTGTGGAGAGCCCGGCCATGTACAGCAACCCCACGGTGATGGTGGTCCTCAATCACATCCGGCGGGAGTCGGAGTATTTTATCGGCGTCGCCCAGGCTATCCTAGCGAGTCGGCCTCATCGCGCCGGGCACCTCCGGGAAACCTTTGTGGCTGGTTGA